A single window of Longimicrobium sp. DNA harbors:
- the hemQ gene encoding hydrogen peroxide-dependent heme synthase translates to MGQIAPATLEGWYALHQVFSADWAKLRALPAEDRAAVAEEAAALFAELAKGAEGQDGGWSAAFKLVGGGGDWLFVHFRPTLDELAEVQRRVYDSELGVHLVREYDYLSVTEAGLYHATAQAAQEAKPGSDEYKRIIQEAMEAEGAAAHVKSRLYPQVPEGMKYVSFYPMSKRRGETLNWYALPVDERSRLMREHGMTGRTFSGRVFQVITGSIGLDDWEWGVTLFARDPLEFKRIVTEMRFDEASALYGEFGQFFTGIRFAPGEWPEVLGSRPRGG, encoded by the coding sequence ATGGGACAGATCGCACCGGCCACGCTCGAAGGGTGGTACGCGCTTCACCAGGTGTTCTCGGCCGACTGGGCCAAGCTTCGCGCGCTGCCGGCGGAGGACCGGGCCGCGGTGGCGGAAGAAGCTGCCGCGCTCTTCGCCGAACTGGCCAAAGGGGCTGAAGGACAGGACGGGGGATGGAGCGCCGCCTTCAAGCTCGTGGGCGGCGGGGGCGACTGGCTGTTCGTGCACTTTCGCCCTACGCTCGACGAGTTGGCCGAGGTGCAGCGCCGCGTGTACGACAGCGAGCTGGGCGTGCACCTGGTTCGCGAGTACGACTACCTGTCGGTGACCGAGGCGGGGCTGTACCACGCCACCGCGCAGGCCGCCCAGGAGGCGAAGCCGGGATCTGACGAGTACAAGCGGATCATCCAGGAGGCGATGGAGGCCGAGGGCGCGGCGGCCCACGTGAAGTCGCGGCTGTATCCGCAGGTGCCCGAGGGGATGAAGTACGTGTCGTTCTACCCCATGAGCAAGCGCCGGGGCGAGACCCTCAACTGGTACGCGCTTCCCGTGGACGAGCGCAGCCGGCTGATGCGCGAGCACGGGATGACGGGGCGCACCTTCTCCGGGCGCGTGTTCCAGGTGATCACCGGCAGCATCGGGCTCGACGACTGGGAATGGGGCGTCACCCTGTTCGCCCGCGACCCCCTGGAGTTCAAGCGCATCGTCACCGAAATGAGGTTCGACGAGGCGAGCGCGCTGTACGGCGAGTTCGGCCAGTTCTTCACCGGCATTCGTTTTGCGCCTGGCGAATGGCCGGAGGTGCTGGGATCGCGCCCGCGCGGCGGCTGA
- a CDS encoding ABC transporter ATP-binding protein: protein MSIELTNIHKAFGPKQILRGLSLNVEEGETVALVGFSGAGKSVTLKHIAGLLMPDQGSVVVDGNEVPTMKREDLYKLRLEMGYVFQFAALFDSMTIQENVEMGLVKKGGVGRKEIAERVSESLDRVGLKGFENRLPSELSGGQRKRAGLARAIAYRPKYLLYDEPTSGLDPVTTEVIDRLILKMKEDLGVTSLVITHDMKSAYNVSDRIAMLYEGVVVEEGTPDQIRNSSNPIVRGFVEGRPEMIEEATRAAAEDGGDRGTGDERNVDHGHRGPPGLQRRDR, encoded by the coding sequence GTGAGCATCGAGCTGACGAACATCCACAAGGCGTTCGGCCCCAAGCAGATCCTGCGGGGGCTGTCGCTGAACGTGGAAGAGGGCGAAACCGTGGCCCTGGTGGGCTTTTCAGGCGCGGGCAAGTCGGTGACGCTCAAGCACATCGCCGGGCTGCTGATGCCCGACCAGGGCTCGGTGGTGGTGGACGGCAACGAGGTCCCCACCATGAAACGCGAAGACCTGTACAAGCTGCGGCTGGAGATGGGCTACGTGTTCCAGTTCGCCGCGCTCTTCGACAGCATGACCATCCAGGAGAACGTGGAGATGGGGCTGGTGAAGAAGGGCGGCGTGGGGCGCAAGGAAATCGCCGAGCGCGTCAGCGAGTCGCTGGACCGCGTGGGCCTCAAGGGATTCGAGAACCGCCTTCCCTCCGAGCTTTCGGGCGGGCAGCGCAAGCGGGCCGGCCTGGCGCGGGCCATTGCGTACCGCCCCAAGTACCTGCTGTACGACGAGCCGACGAGCGGGCTGGACCCGGTGACCACCGAGGTCATCGACCGGCTGATCCTGAAGATGAAGGAAGACCTGGGGGTCACCAGCCTGGTGATCACCCACGACATGAAGAGCGCGTACAACGTCAGCGACCGCATCGCCATGCTGTACGAGGGCGTGGTGGTGGAAGAAGGAACCCCGGACCAGATCCGCAACTCGTCGAACCCCATCGTGCGGGGCTTCGTCGAGGGCCGCCCCGAGATGATCGAGGAGGCCACGCGGGCGGCGGCCGAGGACGGCGGGGACCGGGGGACGGGGGACGAGCGGAACGTGGATCACGGACACCGCGGGCCACCTGGCCTGCAGCGGAGGGACCGATGA
- a CDS encoding ABC transporter permease codes for MNWTTPLDVVGRTTVGLLSDFGRFSRFVYEAGRSMGDVGTWLGLTVLQMRKLGVNSLPIALFLSAFTGIVMALQASYTFTGAIPLYFVGTLVGKTVMLELGPVLTGLALSGRIGANIAAELGTMRVSEQIDALETMAYNPVSYLVVPRVVAGTLMVPVIVTFANVVGIAAGWITALNMLDMSSEQFQFGLRLFYDPFDVTFYIIKSISFGFVVTIVGCYQGFNTQGGAEGVGVATTRAVVIASVLILVLDAFWAATLLQQ; via the coding sequence ATGAACTGGACAACTCCCCTCGACGTCGTCGGCCGCACCACGGTCGGCCTGCTCTCGGACTTCGGCCGCTTCAGCCGTTTCGTCTACGAGGCGGGCCGCTCCATGGGCGACGTGGGCACGTGGCTGGGGCTGACCGTGCTGCAGATGCGCAAGCTGGGGGTGAACTCGCTCCCCATCGCGCTCTTCCTGTCGGCGTTCACGGGAATCGTGATGGCGCTGCAGGCCTCGTACACCTTCACCGGCGCCATCCCGCTGTACTTCGTGGGCACGCTGGTGGGGAAGACGGTGATGCTGGAGCTGGGGCCCGTGCTCACCGGCCTGGCGCTTTCCGGCCGCATCGGCGCCAACATCGCGGCCGAGCTGGGGACGATGCGCGTGTCCGAGCAGATCGACGCGCTGGAAACCATGGCGTACAACCCGGTGTCGTACCTGGTGGTGCCGCGGGTGGTGGCCGGCACGCTGATGGTGCCCGTCATCGTCACCTTCGCCAACGTGGTGGGCATCGCGGCCGGGTGGATCACGGCGCTGAACATGCTCGACATGAGCAGCGAGCAGTTCCAGTTCGGACTGCGGCTGTTCTACGACCCGTTCGACGTGACGTTCTACATCATCAAGTCCATCTCCTTCGGGTTCGTGGTGACCATCGTCGGCTGCTACCAGGGCTTCAACACGCAGGGCGGCGCCGAGGGCGTGGGCGTGGCCACCACGCGCGCCGTCGTCATCGCCAGCGTGCTCATCCTGGTGCTGGACGCCTTCTGGGCCGCAACCCTGCTGCAGCAGTGA
- a CDS encoding nitronate monooxygenase produces MNESVAHPLIIQGGMGVGVSNWVLAKAVSLRGHLGVVSGTSIDSLLVRRLQDGDIGGHVRRAMAAFPWPDVSGDVLMKYFRPEGLAPGEPYKEIPMYRQVVTKVREQLTILSAFVEVWLAKEGHDGVVGINLLTKVQMPNLATLYGAMLGGVDYVLMGAGIPKEIPGVLDRFARHEPASMKLEVEGLGRDETALLSFDPRVHSEQPPEGIRRPYFLPIIASNSLATMMARKASGRVDGFVIEAPTAGGHNAPPRGELVLNERGEPQYGARDEVDLAKMRELGLPFWLAGSAGSPEKLAEALAAGAAGIQVGTLFAYSDESGITAELKRNVIRQAQEDRIDVLTDGRASPTGFPFKVVQLGETLSHPETYAERKRVCDLGYLRYAYKRENGRIDYRCAAEPVDTYVKKGGELENTAGRKCLCNALFAVIGKGQRRADGYVEKPLITSGDELKNLRRFIGADRADYTAGEVIDYLLSGIKNMMPNLQQRSHEAAAH; encoded by the coding sequence ATGAATGAATCCGTCGCGCACCCGTTGATCATCCAAGGCGGGATGGGGGTGGGGGTTTCCAACTGGGTGCTGGCCAAGGCGGTGTCACTCCGCGGCCACCTGGGCGTGGTTTCGGGCACGTCGATCGATTCGCTTCTCGTCCGCCGGCTGCAGGACGGCGACATCGGCGGGCACGTACGCCGCGCCATGGCGGCGTTCCCCTGGCCCGACGTATCGGGCGACGTGCTGATGAAGTACTTCCGCCCCGAGGGCCTGGCCCCGGGCGAGCCGTACAAGGAAATCCCCATGTACCGGCAGGTGGTCACGAAGGTGCGCGAGCAGCTCACCATCCTGTCCGCCTTCGTCGAGGTGTGGCTGGCCAAGGAAGGGCACGACGGCGTGGTGGGCATCAACCTGCTCACCAAGGTGCAGATGCCCAACCTGGCCACGCTGTACGGCGCCATGCTGGGCGGGGTGGACTACGTGCTGATGGGCGCCGGCATCCCCAAGGAGATTCCCGGCGTGCTGGACCGCTTCGCCCGGCACGAGCCCGCGTCCATGAAGCTGGAGGTCGAGGGGCTGGGCCGCGACGAGACGGCGCTGCTCTCCTTCGACCCGCGTGTGCATTCCGAGCAGCCGCCCGAAGGGATCAGGCGCCCGTACTTCCTGCCCATCATCGCCAGCAACTCGCTGGCGACCATGATGGCGCGCAAAGCCTCGGGCCGCGTGGACGGCTTCGTCATCGAGGCCCCCACGGCCGGCGGGCACAACGCCCCGCCCCGCGGCGAGCTGGTGCTGAACGAGCGCGGCGAGCCGCAGTACGGCGCGCGCGACGAGGTAGACCTGGCGAAGATGAGGGAGCTGGGCCTGCCCTTCTGGCTGGCGGGGAGCGCGGGCTCGCCCGAGAAGCTGGCCGAGGCGCTGGCCGCGGGCGCGGCGGGCATCCAGGTGGGCACCCTGTTCGCCTACTCCGACGAGTCGGGGATCACCGCCGAGCTCAAGCGCAACGTCATCCGCCAGGCGCAGGAAGACCGCATCGACGTGCTGACTGACGGCCGCGCGTCGCCCACGGGCTTTCCCTTCAAGGTGGTGCAGCTCGGCGAGACGCTTTCGCACCCCGAGACGTACGCCGAGCGCAAGCGGGTGTGCGACCTGGGCTACCTGCGCTATGCGTACAAGCGCGAGAACGGCCGCATCGACTATCGCTGCGCCGCCGAGCCGGTGGACACCTACGTCAAGAAGGGCGGCGAGCTGGAGAACACCGCCGGGCGCAAGTGCCTGTGCAACGCGCTGTTCGCGGTGATCGGCAAGGGGCAGCGCCGCGCGGACGGCTACGTGGAAAAGCCGCTGATCACCAGCGGCGACGAGCTGAAGAACCTCCGCCGCTTCATCGGCGCCGACCGCGCCGACTACACGGCCGGCGAGGTGATCGACTACCTGCTGAGCGGCATCAAGAACATGATGCCCAACCTGCAGCAGCGCTCACACGAGGCGGCGGCTCACTGA